In Deltaproteobacteria bacterium, a single genomic region encodes these proteins:
- a CDS encoding TerB family tellurite resistance protein produces MVTTAEGLPPSILEAFARGLYYVAAIDGLEPREEALLRNLLRETGSTLDFDDLGKGPYGPEDVALVLETSFLRRVFIRAAVAMVKADGRFTDGERRALGEIADAFGMSNREFGELEQEAAGVAL; encoded by the coding sequence ATGGTCACGACTGCCGAGGGACTACCCCCATCCATCCTCGAGGCGTTCGCGCGCGGGCTCTACTATGTCGCCGCGATCGACGGCCTCGAGCCGCGCGAAGAAGCCCTGCTGCGCAACCTCCTGCGCGAGACCGGCTCGACACTCGACTTCGACGATCTCGGCAAGGGCCCGTACGGCCCCGAGGACGTCGCGTTGGTGCTCGAGACCTCGTTCCTGCGCCGGGTCTTCATCCGTGCGGCGGTCGCGATGGTCAAGGCCGACGGACGCTTCACCGACGGCGAGCGTCGCGCCCTGGGCGAGATCGCCGACGCGTTCGGCATGAGCAACCGTGAATTCGGCGAGCTCGAGCAGGAGGCCGCCGGCGTCGCGCTGTGA
- a CDS encoding SPFH domain-containing protein — protein MGIISFIKSQLIDIIEWLDDTNYTLVWRFPDEDHEVKNGAKLICRPGQAAVLVNEGKAADVFGPGTHTLSTQNVPILSTLRGWKYGFQSPFKVEIYFINLRQYLDQKWGTANPVLVRDPEFAIAGRPGRVRIRAYGSYNFKITEPRVFFDEIVGTQGLVSTDEIEAYLKPRMVSAFSQAAGKSELSVADMAAHYDVLANAVRGTIEEDFKKLGVTLTSFLVENISLPPEVEKALDAAAAQSARGVDNTMAWEGMQAVRDAARTPGAAGGVMQAGMGLGMGVGMGQVMAGTMGQAMPYPPGYPPPGYPPPGYPPPPGYPPPPGYPPPPGYPPQGAAPAPAAAAPAPAAAPGSLEEKLRALKAAFDAGLLTEDEYKNKRAQILGSL, from the coding sequence ATGGGCATCATCAGTTTCATCAAGAGCCAGCTCATCGACATCATCGAGTGGCTCGACGACACCAACTACACGCTGGTCTGGCGCTTCCCCGACGAGGACCACGAGGTCAAGAACGGCGCAAAGCTGATCTGTCGCCCCGGCCAGGCCGCCGTGCTCGTCAACGAGGGCAAGGCCGCGGACGTCTTCGGGCCCGGCACGCACACGCTGTCGACGCAGAACGTACCCATCCTCTCGACCCTGCGGGGCTGGAAGTACGGCTTCCAGAGCCCGTTCAAGGTCGAGATCTACTTCATCAACCTGCGGCAGTACCTCGACCAGAAGTGGGGCACCGCCAACCCCGTGCTGGTGCGCGACCCCGAGTTTGCGATCGCGGGCCGCCCGGGGCGGGTCCGCATCCGTGCCTACGGCTCGTACAACTTCAAGATCACCGAGCCGCGCGTGTTCTTCGACGAGATCGTCGGCACGCAGGGTTTGGTCTCGACCGACGAGATCGAGGCCTACCTCAAGCCGCGCATGGTCTCCGCGTTCTCCCAGGCGGCCGGCAAGAGCGAGCTCTCGGTCGCCGACATGGCGGCGCACTACGACGTGCTCGCCAACGCCGTGCGCGGCACCATCGAAGAGGACTTCAAGAAGCTCGGCGTCACGCTCACGAGCTTCTTGGTCGAGAACATCTCGCTGCCGCCCGAGGTCGAGAAGGCGCTCGACGCCGCGGCCGCGCAGTCCGCCCGCGGGGTCGACAACACCATGGCGTGGGAGGGGATGCAGGCCGTCCGCGACGCCGCCCGCACGCCCGGTGCGGCCGGGGGCGTGATGCAGGCCGGGATGGGCCTCGGCATGGGCGTGGGCATGGGCCAGGTGATGGCCGGCACCATGGGACAGGCCATGCCATATCCCCCGGGGTATCCGCCGCCGGGCTACCCACCGCCCGGCTATCCCCCGCCGCCCGGCTATCCCCCGCCGCCCGGCTATCCCCCGCCGCCCGGCTACCCGCCGCAGGGTGCTGCGCCGGCCCCCGCCGCCGCGGCCCCCGCCCCTGCCGCGGCGCCCGGCTCGCTCGAGGAGAAGCTGCGTGCGCTGAAGGCAGCGTTCGACGCCGGTCTGCTCACCGAGGACGAGTACAAGAACAAGCGCGCCCAGATCCTGGGCAGCCTGTAG
- a CDS encoding PDZ domain-containing protein, with protein MNRELETISRSAGPATAGYARRHLMRAWLPTLLSLALGCGRTDASDPAGDSKPAAPEVEAPAEPEVPDLSKHAFPLLVWTGSEVERDYFDKQRIDPRGQVVAAVEALGLHTPEFFGEVTGDTVRVRVRSATAEFALTDLTTLTAAAIRVEEILEFAQGILDLEPEALHELEYAAINGMFSPLDPHTVLLTPEQHTELGVRTKGEFGGVGAQIRSEARRILIVSVLPGMPADKAGVLAGDIILAIDGESTVNMASEEAQQRLRGPVGSKVVLKIQRGKKQLTVEVGRDTIRIESVRGVGLPDAIAYLGVNAFQEQTAAEARAQLEKLAAATGAPRGLVLDLRGNSGGVLTQASEMIDDLVARGELVVVRSAAGDEVAEAEAAMVLPETVPVVVLIDEESASAAEIVAGGLQALGRATVVGRTSFGKGTVQMVRPAAPYGRELALKLTLAEWLVAGGRHVQTAGVVPDVMLQPVELSGVAGVARFYDQERFERARERSRVAHLPSAAHELSKGDPTAEQRARRVTYLATPELPASLVAAAGATPLPRELADPEIRIAFELARELATAKPDRATQLDAVSWRLAADEEVRISAALARDDIDWSSPPRDEPLPQLHATVTVTGKQPIAAGEAFGLTVAVENRGSQTAHRVHAITDCVHDELDGIEIMFGAIAAGATVTRDVKLHVMPWHSAFTDAIDVDVHVGLPGAEPDAEARAMFEIVGAPRPSLAYEYWIVDDPALAAVAPARPLPEDGSALAPMTVTGNGDGMLQPGERVLLAYVAHNFGPGTSPDTRALVRNSSGRQGLLEEGFASLGALAPGAHVAGAFGLTIHEDADRSVPLELELVLGDATLRTAAQDQLRFRVLDAAERFVPGRGAVRVGDEAARLYEGAHPSAPIGATAKTGDTLAVVGTLGGYHVIDGGGQGRRLFLPSTLVGLTPAPAKASVVAPQRRVQVRPPQVELRDVPLSTTAAVVQVRGTVTHPERARDVVVLVRPPGTAQVDHKVHYQANDATTGEAARRLEFEAAVPLEPGGNRISVLARDGAKVVQRHDVWIYRAPAP; from the coding sequence ATGAACCGCGAGCTTGAAACGATAAGTAGATCCGCGGGTCCGGCGACCGCGGGGTATGCTCGCCGACACTTGATGCGGGCCTGGCTTCCGACCCTTCTGTCGCTCGCGCTCGGCTGTGGGCGCACGGACGCCTCCGACCCCGCCGGGGATTCAAAGCCCGCGGCGCCCGAGGTCGAGGCGCCGGCGGAACCCGAGGTCCCGGACCTCTCGAAGCACGCGTTCCCGCTGCTGGTCTGGACCGGCTCGGAGGTGGAGCGCGACTACTTCGACAAGCAGCGCATCGATCCGCGGGGGCAGGTGGTCGCGGCGGTCGAGGCACTGGGCCTGCACACGCCCGAGTTCTTCGGCGAGGTCACCGGCGACACCGTGCGTGTGCGCGTGCGGTCGGCGACCGCCGAGTTCGCGCTCACCGATCTCACGACGCTCACGGCGGCTGCGATCCGGGTCGAAGAGATCCTCGAGTTCGCGCAGGGCATCCTCGATCTCGAGCCCGAGGCGCTGCACGAGCTCGAGTACGCCGCCATCAACGGCATGTTCTCGCCGCTCGATCCCCACACCGTGCTGCTCACCCCCGAGCAGCACACCGAGCTCGGCGTGCGCACCAAGGGTGAGTTCGGCGGGGTCGGTGCGCAGATCCGCAGCGAGGCCCGCCGCATCCTCATCGTGTCGGTGCTGCCGGGAATGCCGGCCGACAAGGCCGGCGTGCTCGCCGGCGACATCATCCTCGCGATCGATGGCGAGTCGACGGTGAACATGGCCTCCGAGGAGGCGCAGCAGCGCCTGCGGGGGCCGGTCGGCTCGAAGGTCGTGCTGAAGATCCAGCGCGGCAAGAAGCAGCTGACGGTCGAGGTCGGGCGCGACACCATCCGCATCGAGAGCGTGCGCGGCGTCGGCCTGCCCGACGCGATCGCGTACCTCGGTGTCAACGCGTTCCAGGAGCAGACCGCGGCGGAGGCCCGCGCGCAGCTCGAGAAGCTGGCCGCGGCCACGGGCGCGCCACGGGGGTTGGTGCTCGACCTGCGGGGCAACTCGGGGGGCGTGCTGACGCAGGCCAGCGAGATGATCGACGACCTGGTCGCGCGCGGCGAGCTGGTGGTGGTACGCAGCGCGGCCGGCGACGAGGTCGCCGAGGCCGAGGCGGCGATGGTGCTGCCCGAGACCGTGCCGGTGGTGGTGCTCATCGACGAGGAGTCGGCCAGCGCCGCGGAGATCGTCGCCGGTGGCCTCCAGGCGCTCGGCCGCGCGACCGTGGTCGGACGCACCAGCTTCGGCAAGGGCACCGTGCAAATGGTCCGTCCGGCGGCGCCCTACGGTCGCGAGCTCGCGCTCAAGCTGACGCTGGCGGAGTGGTTGGTGGCGGGCGGGCGTCACGTGCAGACCGCAGGCGTGGTGCCCGACGTCATGCTGCAGCCGGTCGAGCTGTCGGGCGTCGCCGGGGTCGCACGCTTCTACGATCAGGAGCGATTCGAGCGCGCGCGCGAGCGTTCGCGCGTGGCCCATCTGCCATCGGCGGCGCACGAGCTGTCCAAGGGGGACCCCACCGCCGAGCAGCGGGCGCGTCGCGTCACCTACCTCGCGACCCCCGAGTTGCCGGCGTCGCTGGTCGCTGCCGCCGGCGCGACGCCGCTGCCGCGCGAGCTGGCCGACCCCGAGATCCGCATCGCGTTCGAGCTGGCCCGCGAGCTCGCCACCGCGAAGCCCGACCGCGCGACGCAGCTCGACGCCGTCAGCTGGCGCCTGGCTGCCGACGAGGAGGTCCGCATCAGCGCCGCGCTCGCGCGCGACGACATCGACTGGTCCTCGCCGCCGCGGGACGAGCCGCTGCCGCAGCTGCACGCGACCGTGACGGTCACCGGCAAGCAGCCGATTGCCGCGGGCGAGGCGTTCGGGCTCACGGTCGCGGTCGAGAATCGCGGATCCCAGACCGCGCATCGCGTGCACGCGATCACGGATTGCGTGCACGACGAGCTCGATGGCATCGAGATCATGTTCGGCGCGATTGCTGCCGGTGCCACCGTCACGCGCGATGTGAAGCTGCACGTGATGCCCTGGCACAGCGCGTTCACCGATGCCATCGATGTCGACGTGCACGTCGGATTGCCCGGTGCCGAGCCCGATGCCGAGGCGCGTGCGATGTTCGAGATCGTCGGCGCGCCGCGGCCGTCGCTGGCGTACGAGTACTGGATCGTCGACGACCCCGCGCTGGCGGCGGTGGCCCCGGCGCGGCCGCTGCCCGAGGACGGCAGTGCGCTGGCGCCGATGACGGTGACGGGGAACGGCGACGGCATGCTGCAGCCCGGCGAGCGCGTGCTGCTGGCCTACGTCGCGCACAACTTCGGCCCCGGGACCAGCCCTGACACCCGCGCGCTCGTCCGCAACTCGAGCGGGCGGCAAGGCCTACTCGAAGAGGGCTTCGCATCGCTCGGGGCGCTCGCACCCGGGGCCCACGTCGCCGGCGCCTTCGGCCTCACGATCCACGAGGACGCCGACCGCAGCGTGCCGCTCGAGCTCGAGCTGGTGCTCGGTGACGCGACGTTGCGGACTGCCGCGCAGGATCAGCTGCGCTTCCGGGTGCTCGACGCCGCCGAGCGCTTCGTGCCCGGCCGCGGCGCCGTGCGGGTCGGCGACGAAGCGGCCCGCCTCTACGAGGGCGCACATCCGTCGGCGCCGATCGGCGCGACCGCGAAGACCGGCGACACGCTCGCCGTGGTCGGCACGCTGGGCGGCTACCACGTCATCGATGGCGGCGGTCAGGGACGACGCCTGTTCCTCCCGTCGACCCTGGTGGGACTCACGCCCGCGCCGGCGAAGGCATCGGTGGTGGCGCCGCAGCGCCGCGTACAGGTGCGACCACCGCAGGTCGAGCTGCGCGACGTGCCGCTGTCGACCACCGCCGCCGTGGTGCAGGTGCGCGGCACCGTCACGCATCCCGAGCGCGCGCGCGACGTGGTGGTGCTGGTGCGACCGCCGGGCACTGCCCAGGTCGATCACAAGGTCCACTACCAGGCCAACGACGCGACCACCGGCGAGGCCGCGCGGCGGCTCGAATTCGAGGCCGCGGTGCCGCTCGAGCCGGGCGGCAATCGCATCAGCGTGCTCGCGCGCGACGGTGCCAAGGTCGTGCAGCGGCACGACGTGTGGATCTACCGCGCGCCCGCGCCCTGA
- a CDS encoding transporter: MALPRRTISPEGGVVTESSQVLPKWTPAVAVSLSHESDLVRAPTATTGAAAAAELRSRTRADLGVAIGLFDWIELGVALPVVLRQRWVDNTAGGPRTGIGDVRAGLKGTILRLPRRGLGLGVTFDVTAPTGAMGSHLGLGTPSYAPQLALEFRAARAIRAAFNLGYLARPDTRALGYVVGDELTLRSALRVPLSSRHAVAFVAEVDGRVALVRGARSDVQGFLGLRGATRSGVVIAGYVSGGPGLALGSSEVGGVLSFAWAPPSRTGGAHPFDGSPRPRATALALRHDALAAREPQAPPPVDPRDPDGDRVVASNDHCPSAAEDTDGFEDGDGCPELDDDHDGIADAFDLCPRAPEIVNGAQDADGCPDRRGTDGSVASFASLDGLVLTPVLEFENGTDELTAAGRAALDAWLELAHLNPWIERLELAIYVHATEDPATDRARALARAAALVGYCRAAGLEPWRVQIKELGAIPASHAERVRAAIVRADGGTRGLAPEPAALTRWLEQTRRDADDTPAQASDDARFSAQGPPPVP, translated from the coding sequence CCAAGTGGACGCCGGCGGTCGCGGTCTCGCTGTCGCACGAGTCCGATCTCGTGCGAGCACCGACGGCGACGACGGGCGCGGCGGCGGCCGCCGAGCTGCGCTCGCGCACGCGCGCCGATCTCGGCGTCGCGATCGGCCTGTTCGACTGGATCGAGCTCGGGGTCGCGTTGCCGGTGGTGCTGCGTCAGCGCTGGGTCGACAACACCGCCGGCGGACCGCGGACCGGCATCGGCGACGTCAGGGCGGGCCTCAAGGGCACCATCTTGCGCCTGCCACGGCGCGGGCTCGGGCTCGGCGTGACATTCGACGTGACGGCCCCGACCGGCGCGATGGGTTCGCACCTCGGGCTCGGCACGCCCTCGTACGCGCCCCAGCTCGCGCTCGAGTTCCGCGCGGCGCGGGCGATCCGTGCCGCCTTCAACCTCGGGTACCTCGCGCGGCCCGACACGCGCGCGCTCGGCTACGTGGTCGGCGACGAGCTGACGCTGCGCAGCGCACTGCGGGTGCCGCTGTCGTCACGTCATGCGGTCGCGTTCGTGGCCGAGGTCGACGGCCGCGTCGCACTGGTTCGCGGCGCTCGCAGCGACGTGCAGGGGTTCCTCGGACTGCGCGGCGCCACCCGCAGCGGCGTGGTGATTGCGGGCTACGTCTCCGGCGGCCCCGGCCTCGCGCTGGGCAGCAGCGAAGTGGGTGGGGTGCTGTCATTCGCCTGGGCGCCGCCATCGCGCACCGGCGGCGCGCACCCGTTCGACGGCAGCCCGCGTCCCCGCGCGACCGCACTCGCGCTGCGACACGACGCGCTGGCGGCCCGTGAACCGCAGGCGCCACCACCGGTCGATCCCCGCGATCCCGACGGCGATCGCGTGGTCGCGAGCAACGATCACTGCCCGTCCGCAGCGGAGGATACCGACGGCTTCGAGGACGGCGACGGCTGCCCCGAGCTCGACGACGACCACGATGGCATCGCCGACGCCTTCGATCTGTGCCCGCGCGCGCCCGAGATCGTCAACGGCGCGCAGGATGCCGATGGCTGTCCGGATCGCCGCGGCACCGACGGCAGCGTGGCGAGCTTCGCCAGCCTCGATGGTCTCGTGCTCACGCCGGTGCTCGAGTTCGAGAACGGCACCGACGAGCTCACCGCGGCCGGGCGCGCCGCGCTCGATGCCTGGCTCGAGCTCGCGCATTTGAACCCATGGATCGAGCGACTCGAGCTCGCGATCTACGTGCACGCCACCGAGGACCCCGCGACCGATCGCGCGCGCGCACTGGCGCGTGCGGCCGCGCTGGTGGGCTACTGCCGCGCGGCCGGCCTCGAACCGTGGCGGGTGCAGATCAAGGAGCTCGGTGCAATCCCTGCGAGCCACGCCGAGCGGGTTCGTGCCGCCATCGTGCGCGCCGACGGTGGCACCCGTGGGCTCGCGCCCGAGCCCGCCGCGCTGACGCGCTGGCTCGAGCAGACGCGTCGGGACGCCGACGACACGCCGGCGCAGGCCAGCGACGATGCGCGCTTCTCGGCCCAGGGCCCGCCACCGGTGCCGTGA